In Piliocolobus tephrosceles isolate RC106 chromosome 5, ASM277652v3, whole genome shotgun sequence, a single genomic region encodes these proteins:
- the PRSS16 gene encoding thymus-specific serine protease — protein sequence MTVWLARWLGPLLLVSLWGLSAPASLLRRLGEHIQQFQESSAQGLGLSLGPGAAALPKVGWLEQLLDPFNVSDRRSFLQRYWVNDQHWVGEDGPIFLHLGGEGSLGPGSVMKGHPAALAPAWGALVISLEHRFYGLSIPAGGLEMAQLRFLSSRHALADVVSARLALSRLFNVSSSSPWICFGGSYAGSLAAWARLKFPHLIFASVASSAPVRAVLDFSEYNDVVSRSLMSTAIGGSLECRAAVSAAFAEVERRLRLGGAAQAALRTELSACGTLGSAENQAELLGALQALVGGAVQYDGQEGAPLSVRQLCGLLGGGGNRSHSTPYCGLRRAVQIVLHSLGQKCLSFSRAETVAQLRSTEPQLSGVGDRQWLYQTCTEFGFYVTCENPRCPFSQLPALPSQLDLCEKVFGLSALSVAQAVAQTNSYYGGQTPGANQVLFVNGDTDPWHVLSVTQALGSSESALLIRTGSHCLDMAPERPSDSPSVRLGRQNIFQQLQTWLKLAKESQVKGEV from the exons ATGACTGTCTGGCTTGCCCGGTGGCTGGGCCCTCTGCTCTTGGTTTCCCTCTGGGGACTCTCGGCTCCAG CCTCCCTTCTTAGGCGCCTCGGTGAGCACATTCAGCAGTTTCAGGAGAGCTCTGCCCAGGGCCTGGGCCTGAGCCTGGGGCCAGGTGCTGCGGCCCTCCCAAAAGTGGGGTGGCTGGAGCAACTGCTGGACCCCTTCAACGTGTCCGACAGGCGATCCTTCCTGCAG CGTTACTGGGTGAATGACCAACATTGGGTTGGCGAGGATGGACCCATATTCCTGCATCTGGGGGGTGAGGGCAGCCTTGGGCCTGGCTCAGTGATGAAAG GCCATCCCGCAGCCCTGGCCCCAGCCTGGGGTGCCTTGGTGATAAGCCTGGAACACAGATTTTATGGCCTGAGTATACCTGCTGGAGGCCTGGAAATGGCCCAGCTCCGCTTCTTGTCCAGCCGCCATGC GCTGGCTGATGTGGTCTCTGCCCGCCTGGCACTTTCCCGCCTCTTTAACgtctcctcctccagcccctggatCTGCTTCGGAGGCTCCTATGCCGGCTCCTTGGCCGCCTGGGCCCGGCTGAAG TTCCCCCATCTCATTTTCGCGTCCGTTGCCTCCTCCGCCCCGGTGCGGGCCGTGCTGGATTTCTCCGAGTATAATGAC GTGGTATCCAGAAGCCTAATGAGCACGGCGATCGGCGGGTCCCTGGAg TGCCGGGCGGCGGTGTCCGCCGCCTTCGCGGAAGTGGAGCGGCGGCTGCGCTTGGGTGGAGCGGCTCAAGCAGCGTTGCGGACTGAGCTGAGCGCGTGCGGTACCCTGGGCAGCGCTGAAAACCAGGCGGAGCTGCTGGGGGCGCTGCAGGCACTGGTGGGAGGTGCAGTGCAGTATGATGGGCAGGAGGGAGCGCCGCTAAGCGTGCGACAGCTCTGTGGACTTCTCGGGGGCGGGGGCAACCGCAGCCACTCCACGCCCTACTGCGGTCTTCGTCGGGCGGTGCAG ATTGTCTTGCACAGCCTGGGCCAGAAGTGTTTAAGCTTTTCCCGAGCAGAGACAGTGGCACAACTGAGGAGCACAGAACCTCAGCTGTCCGGTGTGGGTGACCGGCAGTGGTTGTACCAGACATGTACTGAGTTCGGCTTCT ATGTCACCTGTGAGAATCCCAGATGTCCTTTCTCCCAGCTCCCTGCACTGCCCTCCCAGCTAGACCTATGTGAGAAGGTGTTCGGGCTCTCAGCCTTGTCAGTAGCCCAGGCTGTGGCTCAGACAAACTCCTACTACGGTGGCCAGACCCCTGGGGCTAACCAAGTGCTGTTTGTTAATG gGGACACAGACCCCTGGCACGTGCTAAGTGTAACGCAGGCTTTAGGATCCTCAGAATCAGCTCTTCTTATCCGCACTGGCTCCCACTGCTTGGACATGGCACCTGAGAGGCCCTCAGACTCCCCCAGCGTCCGCCTAGGGCGCCAG